A single Anopheles maculipalpis chromosome 3RL, idAnoMacuDA_375_x, whole genome shotgun sequence DNA region contains:
- the LOC126565250 gene encoding uncharacterized protein LOC126565250: protein MVSAVEYICTLLLVVTVSLRLDGAGGAPMRGGVGDGGGGSEGCQRSGTELRECVSTSIQQFVNYMSSGKISPRHTITPFDPLYLPNMTIFQERQVKAVYVNRYLVGLKNAFIQDVRMDVDKLEFNVTTLMPALEMLGLFSTESIQSHQVTENSILTFSIRNTIVEFVAKGTLYSMTDGSGTSSNKHLRLQFGINQMSIGSYVLSEHLDNVRHLGPDRGRSVAPAKFMRLIEKDLRMQLAKRLQYIANEALALTPFVKLFPI, encoded by the exons ATGGTATCTGCGGTCGAGTATATCTGcacactgctgctggtggtgaccGTTTCCCTGCGGTTAGATGGCGCCGGTGGTGCACCAATGA GAGGAGGAGTTGGTGATGGAGGTGGAGGCTCGGAAGGGTGTCAACGGAGTGGGACAGAGTTGCGGGAGTGTGTCAGCACGTCGATCCAGCAGTTTGTCAACTACATGTCCAGCGGGAAGATCTCTCCCAGGCACACAATCACACCGTTCGATCCGTTGTATCTGCCAAACATGACCATCTTCCAGGAAAGGCAGGTTAAGGCCGTGTACGTGAACCGATATCTAGTCGGGTTGAAGAACGCATTCATCCAGGATGTGAG AATGGATGTAGACAAGCTAGAATTCAACGTGACAACTCTGATGCCGGCCCTGGAAATGTTGGGCCTCTTCTCTACAGAATCAATCCAATCTCATCAAGTGACGGAAAACTCTATTCTTACCTTCTCTATCC GTAACACAATAGTAGAGTTTGTTGCCAAAGGTACACTCTACAGTATGACCGACGGTAGTGGAACGTCCAGCAACAAACACCTACGGCTACAGTTCGGCATCAACCAGATGTCGATCGGCAGCTACGTGCTCAGTGAACATCTAGACAACGTGCGTCACCTCGGACCGGACCGGGGCAGATCGGTTGCACCCGCCAAATTTATGCGCCTGATCGAGAAGGACCTTCGGATGCAGTTGGCGAAACGATTACAGTACATCGCGAACGAGGCACTAGCGTTGACACCGTTTGTCAAACTCTTCCCCATCTGA
- the LOC126565261 gene encoding uncharacterized protein LOC126565261, whose protein sequence is MEDRWVFPLTLLLIVTVAVPVSVAGFTRIGYEATGCPRNSPTLNKCMERAIQYYISYMYSGTINDRTTVPSLDPLTLPDAILIENEDVVSRFTNRQTTGFRNMYITDVRSDITRLEFYFKFHISAIDTRGSYHAEVRVPTPSKVAEWSQMTYSIRNSSIQVQLKGYNYESDDRVYLKVNVTDWSQQIGDHTVGFRWFTMSGNYSQFSERFEEIRGREILPVVERDLMHSLQERFQRLLNEILRLAPFERFFPTVY, encoded by the exons ATGGAAGATCGTTGGGTCTTCCCGTTAACATTGCTGCTGATTGTAACCGTTGCAGTTCCGGTGTCTGTCGCAGGATTCACGC GAATTGGATATGAAGCGACCGGATGTCCCCGCAACAGTCCCACACTGAACAAATGCATGGAGCGTGCGATCCAGTACTACATCAGCTACATGTACAGCGGAACGATCAACGATCGGACGACGGTACCGTCGCTGGATCCACTCACACTGCCCGATGCGATACTGATCGAAAATGAAGATGTGGTGTCTAGGTTTACCAACCGACAGACGACCGGCTTCCGGAACATGTACATCACTGACGTTAG ATCTGACATAACACGGCTAGAGTTCTACTTTAAGTTTCATATCTCCGCGATCGACACGCGAGGTTCGTACCATGCGGAGGTACGCGTTCCAACGCCCTCCAAAGTTGCCGAATGGTCCCAGATGACCTACTCCATAC GAAACTCCTCAATCCAGGTGCAGCTGAAAGGCTACAACTATGAAAGTGACGATCGAGTGTATCTCAAAGTAAACGTGACCGATTGGAGCCAACAAATTGGGGACCATACGGTCGGCTTCCGGTGGTTCACGATGAGTGGCAACTACAGTCAGTTTAGTGAGCGGTTCGAGGAGATACGTGGCCGTGAAATTCTGCCGGTGGTGGAGCGTGATCTGATGCACAGTCTGCAGGAACGGTTTCAGCGCTTGTTGAACGAGATCCTGCGGTTGGCACCGTTCGAACGGTTCTTCCCTACGGTGTACTAG
- the LOC126565277 gene encoding protein takeout-like, whose translation MLQSTKMVWIAFTVIVLHIAGSNAAVPSSIKVCSRNDPDLSRCVTESVNDLRPRLATGKISDEFRIPPLEPLALSTVNMDRGAEFKATFSELLVSGPSKFKIDNLKVNLEKLIFDFNIFLPKLSFKGKYDLKIKLLLLNIAGVGDLTGVIENNHARVKLMGEKYIKDGKEYMRVKKLLVRIQIEKGRFDMKDLFRGDPVLSQAGNQFINENSRLFLDELTPGLERSLSETFKNTSNEIMQQATFDEIFPA comes from the exons ATGCTGCAATCGACGAAAATGGTGTGGATCGCCTTTACGGTGATTGTGCTGCACATCGCGGGAAGTAATGCCGCCGTCC CGTCCTCCATTAAAGTATGCTCGAGAAACGATCCCGACCTGAGCCGTTGTGTCACCGAGTCTGTCAACGATCTGCGGCCACGGCTTGCGACGGGCAAAATTTCTGATGAGTTCCGAATCCCACCGCTGGAACCGCTCGCCCTGTCCACCGTCAACATGGACCGTGGGGCAGAGTTTAAGGCCACCTTCAGCGAACTGCTCGTGTCTGGACCGAGCAAGTTCAAGATCGACAACTTGAA GGTAAACCTCGAAAAGCTGATCTTCGACTTCAACATCTTCCTGCCGAAGCTATCCTTCAAGGGAAAGTATGATCTGAAGATCAAGCTGCTACTGCTAAACATTGCCGGCGTTGGTGATCTTACTGGAGTTATTG AAAACAACCACGCCCGCGTAAAACTCATGGGCGAGAAGTATATCAAGGACGGTAAGGAGTACATGCGCGTGAAGAAGCTGCTCGTTCGCATCCAGATCGAGAAGGGCCGGTTCGACATGAAGGACCTGTTCCGTGGTGATCCCGTCCTCAGCCAAGCCGGCAACCAGTTCATCAATGAAAACTCGCGCCTCTTCCTGGACGAGCTGACGCCCGGACTGGAGCGCAGTCTTTCGGAAACGTTCAAGAACACCTCTAACGAGATCATGCAGCAGGCTACCTTTGACGAGATCTTCCCGGCGTAA
- the LOC126560481 gene encoding uncharacterized protein LOC126560481 has product MGATANKATTVANRLLTVVYILVIAGAMIGLVGAGLPSVLRACPRNSTDLNQCIIDVVNELRPRLATGDFGENFTITSLEPIKIDRLTIERGENFKANFTNFRISGATHEKTGFIVKKLKTDIDNRQINATLLLPKLQVNSKYSLKMSILVLQINGDGDLQVNLTDTKVSLKLTFYTEMVDGEEYFRFNPINLRVKFGKARFYLKNLFNGDPTLEMIGNQAINENPDVLLDEVKSGIEENLAKLFTKIASEVVKDALFEEVFPWS; this is encoded by the exons ATGGGAGCGACAGCAAACAAGGCCACGACGGTGGCGAACCGACTGCTGACGGTGGTCTACATTCTGGTCATTGCCGGGGCCATGATCGGGCTGGTCGGTGCCGGTTTGC CTTCCGTACTGCGCGCCTGTCCCCGCAACTCGACCGACCTAAACCAGTGCATTATCGATGTGGTGAACGAACTGCGGCCCCGATTGGCGACGGGAGATTTTGGTGAAAACTTCACCATCACCTCCCTGGAGCCGATCAAGATCGATCGACTGACGATCGAGCGGGGCGAGAACTTTAAGGCCAACTTTACGAACTTCCGCATCAGCGGTGCAACGCACGAGAAGACGGGATTCATCGTGAAGAAGTTGAA AACCGACATCGACAATCGTCAGATTAATGCCACCCTACTGCTGCCGAAGCTCCAGGTTAACTCGAAGTACTCGCTCAAGATGAGCATTCTCGTGCTGCAAATTAATGGCGACGGTGATCTGCAGGTGAATCTGA CTGACACCAAGGTAAGCCTGAAGCTTACATTCTACACGGAAATGGTCGACGGTGAGGAGTACTTCCGGTTCAATCCGATCAATCTGCGCGTCAAGTTCGGTAAGGCTCGCTTCTACCTTAAGAATCTTTTCAACGGTGATCCAACGCTGGAGATGATCGGTAATCAGGCGATTAACGAGAATCCGGACGTGCTGCTGGACGAGGTAAAGAGTGGTATTGAGGAGAATTTGGCCAAACTGTTCACCAAGATTGCCAGTGAGGTGGTAAAGGATGCACTGTTTGAGGAAGTGTTTCCCTGGAGCTAA